A stretch of the Poseidonibacter parvus genome encodes the following:
- a CDS encoding manganese-dependent inorganic pyrophosphatase, whose protein sequence is MAIYTCGHTTPDSDSICSAISLGYLLNKIGREAIPARQGPVSPETQFILDKFGFEAPLLKTEFAGEELFITDYSDKGQAPADIDQATVVGIVDHHKLGDITTSTPLECWIRPVGCTNTIVKEMYDYHGVEIPVNIAGIMLCAILSDTVIFKSPTCTPIDMKIVKELAEIAGINDFAALGMEMFKVKSAVEGVPVRDLILRDYKPFDMHGNAVGIGQLEVIDLAIFDSIKDDLEADLEDLRAEKNLHTACLILTDIMKEGSEILVASVDNSIFETAFNKELVDGKVWLDGCLSRKKQIIPFLEPAFA, encoded by the coding sequence ATGGCAATTTATACATGTGGACATACAACTCCTGATTCAGACTCAATCTGTTCAGCGATTTCATTAGGATATTTATTAAATAAAATTGGACGTGAAGCAATTCCAGCACGTCAAGGTCCTGTTTCTCCTGAAACTCAATTTATTTTAGATAAGTTTGGTTTTGAAGCACCATTATTAAAAACTGAATTTGCAGGTGAAGAATTATTTATCACTGATTATTCAGACAAAGGTCAAGCACCTGCTGATATTGATCAAGCGACTGTAGTTGGTATCGTAGATCATCATAAATTAGGTGATATTACAACTTCAACTCCATTAGAGTGTTGGATTAGACCTGTTGGTTGTACTAATACAATTGTAAAAGAAATGTATGATTATCATGGTGTTGAAATTCCAGTAAATATTGCAGGTATTATGTTATGTGCAATTTTATCTGATACTGTAATTTTTAAATCACCAACTTGTACTCCAATTGATATGAAAATTGTAAAAGAATTAGCGGAGATTGCTGGTATTAATGATTTTGCTGCACTTGGAATGGAAATGTTTAAAGTTAAATCAGCAGTTGAAGGTGTTCCTGTTAGAGATTTAATCTTAAGAGATTATAAACCTTTTGATATGCACGGAAATGCTGTTGGAATTGGACAACTTGAAGTAATTGATTTGGCTATTTTTGATTCAATAAAAGATGATTTAGAAGCAGATTTAGAAGACTTAAGAGCAGAAAAGAATCTTCATACAGCATGTTTAATCTTAACTGATATTATGAAAGAAGGTTCAGAAATTTTAGTAGCTTCTGTTGATAATTCAATTTTTGAAACAGCATTTAATAAAGAATTAGTTGATGGAAAAGTTTGGTTAGATGGGTGTTTATCTAGAAAAAAACAAATTATTCCTTTCTTAGAACCAGCATTTGCTTAA